The proteins below come from a single Papaver somniferum cultivar HN1 chromosome 11, ASM357369v1, whole genome shotgun sequence genomic window:
- the LOC113324886 gene encoding uncharacterized protein LOC113324886, which produces MRDFHNCIDFCELIQAPKSGLEFSWCNDRLGTKRILCNLDKAFFNLKWLETFNGWHYKVGARGISDHGPLVGSDTVIPRALNISFRFQKMWLSHPSFMQVIFDSWSEEISVTARGEYDIAANNYHTFLRDKARINWIKEGYINSKFFHTSIKLRQRKNSIAELEDSSGNIITDQKGIADNLIDHFSLPDENEIKNAIFDLNQDSAPGPDGFTGTFYRAAWDIIKSNLVEAIHYCWKNNIIPSASKLVNEMVTKRRGGNLSLKLDISQAYHTMSWEFLYRAMKQFGFSAKFCNWILVLLKSSKISIMLNGGPIGFFGVGRGLKQGDPLSPILFTIEEDILSINIHHMILEKKIQPMVVRNSMHPSHLLFADDILLFCNGGMRNITNLRSLLVEYQDATGQVINAAKSKLFINGTSESRKRQFVDFFQMNLSTFPDRYLGVMLVQGRVKSCHLWHIVDYMHNRLVSWSGKFLNFQARLTLVNHVLCSIPIYNMSIYKWSRKIIDACERIIRNYLRFGNAEDQKYVTLK; this is translated from the exons ATGAGAGACTTTCATAATTGCATTgatttttgtgaacttattcaagcTCCAAAGTCTGGTCTGGAGTTTTCCTGGTGTAATGACAGATTGGGCACAAAGAGAATTCTTTGCAACCTAGACAAAGCTTTCTTTAATTTGAAATGGCTTGAAACCTTTAATGGCTGGCACTATAAAGTAGGAGCTAGAGGTATTTCTGATCATGGACCTCTTGTTGGATCTGATACTGTGATTCCTAGAGCCCTCAATATTTCCTTTAGATTCCAAAAAATGTGGCTTTCTCATCCTTCTTTTATGCAAGTGATTTTTGATTCTTGGAGTGAAGAAATTTCAG TTACAGCAAGAGGAGAATATGACATTGCTGCTAATAATTACCATACTTTCTTGAGGGACAAAGCTAGAATTAATTGGATTAAAGAAGGATATATAAATTCTAAATTCTTTCATACAAGCATAAAACTGAGGCAGAGAAAAAATTCCATTGCAGAATTAGAAGACAGTTCTGGTAATATTATCACTGATCAGAAAGGAATTGCTGACAATCTTATTGATCACTTCA GCCTTCcagatgaaaatgaaattaaaaatgcTATCTTTGATCTTAATCAAGATagtgctccaggtccagatggatttaCTGGAACTTTCTACAGAGCTGCTTGGGATATTATCAAAAGCAATCTGGTGGAAGCTATTCATTACTGTTGGAAGAACAACATAATTCCCAGTG CATCTAAGCTTGTAAATGAAATGGTCACCAAAAGAAGAGGAGGTAACTTATCCCTTAAACTAGATATTTCTCAAGCTTATCATACCATGAGTTGGGAATTCTTGTATAGAGCTATGAAGCAATTTGGTTTTTCTGCTAAGTTCTGTAACTGGATTTTGGTTTTGCTCAAATCTTCCAAAATTTCAATTATGTTAAATGGAGGACCTATTGGATTCTTTGGTGTTGGAAGGGGACTTAAACAAGGTGATCCACTTTCCCCTATACTTTTTACAATTGAAGAAGACATTCTTAGCATAAATATTCATCATATGATTCTTGAGAAGAAAATTCAGCCTATGGTTGTAAGAAATAGTATGCATCCTTCCCATTTATTATTTGCAGATGATATCCTTCTTTTTTGCAATGGTGGTATGAGAAATATTACAAACCTGAGATCTTTATTAGTTGAATACCAAGATGCAACTGGTCAAGTTATTAACGCTGCAAAGAGTAAGCTTTTTATCAATGGTACTTCTGAATCAAGAAAAAGACAATTTGTTGATTTCTTTCAAATGAACTTATCTACTTTTCCTGATAGATATTTAGGAGTGATGTTGGTTCAAGGGAGGGTTAAATCTTGTCATTTATGGCACATTGTTGATTATATGCACAACAGACTTGTTTCTTGGAGTGGAAAATTCTTAAATTTCCAGGCAAGATTGACTTTGGTAAACCATGTATTATGTAGCATTCCTATTTACAATATGTCCATTTATAAGTGGTCAAGGAAGATTATTGATGCTTGTGAAAGAATAATTAGAAATTATTTGCGGTTTGGAAATGCAGAAGACCAAAAATATGTTACTCTAAAATAG
- the LOC113324887 gene encoding epidermis-specific secreted glycoprotein EP1-like: MKNSLSLTFLFLCFLINITLVVEGLVPLSKTFKFVNQGELSNGISTENNAQFLSVPQLANYPFQLCFFTTGKSVFTLGLSMGFGSSGAQARKDLRRWVWAANTNRPVGENATLTFGRNGNLFLANTDGRVVWQTQTANKNVTDIKLLSDGNLVLLDKNVGFVWHSFDYPTDTLLNGQAINGDGSNKLVSGSYSMVVDWQYYLTLSFKYKKEPLVIYHTSTYFFGDFAKVSFFTNSKGFGLFYETTSDTVRSEKHVWAQPGYATTLSMLRLDKDGNLRAYTYNWYANTWEDTFSYFPSMQSECNLPEKCGVFGLCKNSKCVSCPSSKGLMDSWSKECKREKIPLCDSSKLADYYKLEDVSSAMRSFKDRDYKKMTIDECKMICSKDYKCTGFFYRKNEDSCLVATTEIFTLTSDYNGRHEIGIIDPEFDTYIKYAK, encoded by the coding sequence ATGAAGAactcattatcattaacatttcTCTTCCTCTGTTTTTTAATCAACATCACCCTAGTAGTTGAAGGTTTAGTTCCTCTCTCTAAAACTTTCAAGTTTGTAAATCAAGGCGAGCTTTCAAATGGAATCTCAACAGAAAATAATGCACAATTTCTTTCAGTTCCACAACTTGCAAATTATCCTTTCCAACTTTGTTTCTTCACCACCGGCAAATCCGTATTTACTCTTGGCTTGTCTATGGGTTTTGGCAGCAGTGGTGCTCAAGCAAGAAAAGATCTGCGGCGTTGGGTGTGGGCAGCAAACACAAACAGACCAGTTGGAGAAAATGCTACCTTGACATTCGGCCGCAATGGGAACCTTTTCTTAGCCAACACTGATGGGCGAGTCGTTTGGCAAACTCAAACTGCCAACAAAAACGTAACTGATATCAAATTACTTTCAGATGGAAACTTAGTCCTGCTCGACAAAAATGTTGGATTTGTTTGGCATAGCTTTGATTACCCTACTGATACACTCTTGAATGGTCAGGCAATCAATGGCGATGGTTCAAACAAACTAGTTAGCGGATCCTATAGTATGGTTGTGGATTGGCAGTATTATCTAACTCTTTCCTTCAAGTATAAGAAAGAACCACTTGTCATTTACCATACCTCAACCTATTTCTTTGGCGACTTTGCAAAAGTAAGCTTTTTCACCAACAGCAAGGGCTTTGGTCTCTTTTATGAAACTACTAGTGATACAGTTAGAAGTGAAAAGCACGTATGGGCACAACCAGGTTACGCCACCACTTTGTCGATGCTTCGGCTAGACAAAGATGGTAATCTTCGTGCTTACACTTACAATTGGTATGCGAACACTTGGGAGGATACATTCTCATATTTCCCTTCGATGCAGAGCGAGTGCAACTTGCCCGAGAAATGTGGTGTTTTTGGACTTTGTAAGAACTCCAAATGCGTTTCTTGTCCTTCGTCTAAAGGATTAATGGATAGTTGGAGCAAGGAGTGTAAACGGGAAAAGATACCTCTTTGCGATTCTTCGAAGCTGGCAGATTACTACAAACTGGAAGATGTGTCAAGCGCCATGCGAAGTTTTAAGGACCGAGATTATAAGAAAATGACTATCGATGAGTGTAAGATGATATGTAGCAAGGATTACAAGTGTACCGGTTTCTTCTACAGAAAAAATGAAGATTCTTGCTTGGTCGCTACTACTGAAATCTTTACCCTGACCAGTGACTACAACGGTCGCCATGAAATCGGCATAATAGATCCTGAGTTTGATACCTATATCAAGTACGCTAAATAA